CGTAGAGGTCGACACCTTCGATGGCTCCGCGGACTGCGTCCTCGGATTCGAGGTCGAACGGAAGCGGGCGGGCGCCTGTGTCCGCGACGATCGCTTCGAGCGAGTCGCCATCCGGCCCCGCGGCGAGCACCGCGGCCCCGGCGCTACACAACTGGCGCACGATCTCACCGCCGATCCCTCCGCTTGCGCCCGTGACCAGGACTGTCCGCCCACCGAAGTCGCCCATCTGTCTGTCCTTCCACTCGATTGCATGACGAATCAGATCACCTACGGACGAACTCGACCGGCACCTCGACGCCGCCGAACATTCGCAGGCCGACATGCTGGTCCAGCCATGCCGCGGTCCGATCGTAGCCTTGACGAACGATGCTTGTCATCGGTGACATGCGTCTGTATAGTCCGTCGTGACACCGGTGACATGCCACGGCTCCCAGAGCTACGTGGCAGACCCGTACGTTGAGGACAGAGAGGTTTTCATGAGTTCACGATTGAATACATCACGGGCAGCGGCCTGGGGCACAGCCCTCTTCGCGTCCGCACTGGCACTGACCGCCTGCTCCGGTGCCGGTGGCGGTGCGGGTGACAGCTCGGCCGACAGCGGCACCATCACGGAGCTCACGTTGGCCACGGTGAACAACCCGCAGATGGTCGACATGGAGCAGCTCAAGGGGGAGTTCGAGGCGGACCACCCCGACATCAAGGTCAACTTCATCCAGATGGAGGAGAACGACCTGCGTGATGCGGTGACCAAGGACATCGCGACCCAGGGCGGGCAGTACGACATCCTGACGATCGGTGCCTACGAAGTCCGGCTGTGGCAACAGAACGACTGGATCGTCAACCTGTCGCAATGGGCCGACGACGACGCCGAGTACGACATCGACGACCTCTTCCCGCCGGTTCGCACCTCGGTCTCCGTCGACGACGACCTCTACGCGGCACCGTTCTACGGCGAGTCGTCCTTCCTCATGTACAACAGGGACATCATCTCCGAGGCCGGGATCACGGTGCCCGAGCGCCCGACCTGGCAGGAGGTCGCGGCGATGGCAAAGCAGGTCGACACCGACGACCACGCCGGGATCTGCCTGCGCGGCAAGCCCGGCTGGGGCGAGGGAATCGCCTCCCTCAACACGGTCGTCAACACCTTCGGCGGCTCCTGGTTCGACATGGACTGGAACGCGCAGGTGGACCAGGAGGGATTCCGGAAGGCTCTCACCTTCTGGTCGGAGACGATCCGGGATTCGGGCGAGGCGGATCCGGTCTCCTACGGCTTCACCGAGTGCCTCAACCTGTTCACGCAGGGGAAGGCGGCCTTCTGGTACGACGCCACGAGCGCGGCCGGCAGCGTCGAGGATCCCGACCTGAGCGAGGTGGCCGGGAACGTCGGCTACGTACACGCCCCGGTGGTCGAGACCGACGAGTCCGGATGGCTGTGGTCGTGGAACCTCGCGATCCCCAAGACCTCCCAGAAGCAGGAGGCCGCGTGGGAGTTCATCAAGTGGGCGACCGGCAAGGACTATGCGAGCCTGGTCGGCAATGAGCTCGGCTGGAGCCGCGTGCCCCCCGGCGCGAGACTGTCGACCTACGACATTCCGGAATATCAGGAGGCGGCCGGCGCCTTCGCGGATATCACCAAAGAGACGATGCTGAGCGTGAACCCGGAGCATCCGGGCGTCAACCCCCAGCCCTATGTCGGGATTCAGTTCATCACGATCCCCGAGTGGCAGGACCTGGGAAATAGCGCCTCGCAGGTCTTCGCCGAGGTGTACGCGGGCCGAAAGTCGGTCGACGACGCCTTGGCCGAGGTTCAAGAGTTGGCCCAGAAGGCCGGCG
The window above is part of the Pseudactinotalea sp. HY158 genome. Proteins encoded here:
- a CDS encoding ABC transporter substrate-binding protein; its protein translation is MSSRLNTSRAAAWGTALFASALALTACSGAGGGAGDSSADSGTITELTLATVNNPQMVDMEQLKGEFEADHPDIKVNFIQMEENDLRDAVTKDIATQGGQYDILTIGAYEVRLWQQNDWIVNLSQWADDDAEYDIDDLFPPVRTSVSVDDDLYAAPFYGESSFLMYNRDIISEAGITVPERPTWQEVAAMAKQVDTDDHAGICLRGKPGWGEGIASLNTVVNTFGGSWFDMDWNAQVDQEGFRKALTFWSETIRDSGEADPVSYGFTECLNLFTQGKAAFWYDATSAAGSVEDPDLSEVAGNVGYVHAPVVETDESGWLWSWNLAIPKTSQKQEAAWEFIKWATGKDYASLVGNELGWSRVPPGARLSTYDIPEYQEAAGAFADITKETMLSVNPEHPGVNPQPYVGIQFITIPEWQDLGNSASQVFAEVYAGRKSVDDALAEVQELAQKAGDAQK